In the Aureibacillus halotolerans genome, GACCAAACGCAAGCTCGTCGCACACCGTCAGCATGCAAAATTGGCTGTCCGGGTCTTGAAACACCGTTCCTGCGATACGGCAAATTTCTCCTTCAGCAAACGTGGAGATCTCTTGGCCATTCAAAAAAAGCGCACCTTCCATGACACCTTCGACCGCCTCTGGATAAAGACCGTTCAAACAAAACGCAAGCGAGCTTTTCCCCGATCCACTCGGCCCCATCAAAAGCACAGAAGATCCTTTTTCGATATCGAACGAAAGCTGCTTCAAAACAGGCGCTGTCTGATCACTGTATGAAAAGGACATGCATTCTGCACTATACATCCTATTATGCGGCATGATCGGTAGGTCCTTTATTCTTCGCTTTCGAGAGCGCATACCCACGCAAAGCACCCGTCTTTGCCAACGCGTCGCCAATCCATTTCCCAAGCCACCCCGCAAGCACAGCTGAGCTTACAATACGCACAATAAACATGATCACAAGCAACTGGCTTGAATAAACGGCCAAGCCAGATTGGAAATAGCCGTACACAAAGCTTGCGACACCAGACCCGATGCCGGCCAACATTAGTGCTGGCAGACGAAAGTTTTGATAACGTAGCATCGCGAGCACCGCTTCTGCCCCTGCTCCTTGAATAATGCCCGATAGCAACACCGATGGGCCTAAGCCTAAAAGCATTTCAACACCAGCGGCAATCACTTCTGCTAGAAACGCAACGCCGGGTTTTTGAATAATATAAGCGGCCACGATGGAAGCAAGAAACCAGACTCCGTAAATGATGTCATAGCCTAGCGGTCCCATGATGGCATGCAATAAATGTCCGAGATGGGAAAACGCCATATACACGACACCAAAAACGACCGCAAGCACCGACATTAGAACAACTTCCCGCAACTTTAAAGCTGAGCCCATACAAAAATCCCTCCTTGAGTTATTCCATAACCGCACAGGAGGGATTTAGATAAGCGTTCACAGAGAAAGGTAGGTCAAAATAAAAGCACTGAAGTCAAAAGACAACAGTGCATTTTAAGGCACTGTTCGTTCCAATACCTTCTCATGCACTTCCCCACGCTGGTATTATCCAGATCGGGTCCCAAGGGATCGGAATTCAAGTGAACTCGCATCTCAGCCGCTAGCCTTCAGCAGCACCCCTAGTGCTTGCTATGAAATTGTTGATGTAATCATAGAGGTTTTTCTATGATTTGTAAAGTCCGTCTGCCATTAATCATAGAATAGGCTTTCTACCTCAGCTTGTTCCCTCACCAAACTAGAGGTGGATTGAACATGAGCGAACTCCTGATGCAAATGGGCCAGAGCAAACTGATGACTTTCTTCCGCGGATAGCCATTCCCCGCGATGGTCTTGCATACGAAACGCCGCTGTAGCGTCTTCGACAACGGTGCAATTATAACCATAGTTTGCTGCCATCCGCACGGTTGTCGATACACAATGAGGCGTCGTCAATCCAGCGAACACTAAATCCTCTATATGATGCTCCCGAAGCTTGACATGCAATCCCGTCCCTATAAACGCTGAGTTCACGCTTTTTATCACATGCCATTCACCTGGCAAAGGCTCAAATGAATCTTGAAAGGCAAACCCTGACTTCGCTGGATGCAGCGGGGAGGAAATCTCTTTTGACGCATGCTGCACATGAATGATCAGTCTCTTTTTTTCACGCCAATATTGAAGCAGCTCCTTCATGCGGTGCTCTGCCATCGGATTGTTTCTTTCTCCCCACGTCGTTGCTGTAAAGCCCTTTTGCACATCAATAAACACGAGAGCCATATCCGTCATGTGGGTTCATCCTCCTTTCGTATCGAAATCACATAGGTGCAGCCTTCAGCACCGGCCACTGAACCGTGCAATGTGCCTTTTGGCAAGTAAATGCGATCGCCTTCAGAACAGTCTACCATAGTGCCATCAGCTTGAAAGTGTAAACAGCCAGAGAGAATATGCAAGATTTCGTCATTAGGGTGGGTATGTGATGGATGAGCTTGCCCTGGCTGGTCTCTCTGTACCTCAACAAAGGCTGTTTGATCCTTGGGTAACAGTTCCTCAACGACTTCCTGTAAGCTCAATAATTCCCCTTTTTCATATCGAACCTTTTTTTCCACCATGCACATTCCTCCTTTTTTGATGAAACGGGCATCGAGCGGGTTCGTCATTTTGAGCATCTCGCAAGAAATATTGACGCCACTCACGATTAGTCTGTTCGCCATACCAGCCAAGCGCCGGGTGTACAGGTACTTGATCATAAGCGATTAAACGTTGGCGTATTTTCGTTTGCAGCACCTCCCCAGCTTTGGAATGTTTATGTATGCCTTCAAATACCCAGCGTGGCTGGAAGGTTATCATAAACGCATGCGATTTCCTGCTTTTCCTCAGCTCATGTGATGGCGTGTTGCACACAACGAAAATCGGTTCACCATGAAAACTGAATTCCCAAAGGGGATCATCAGGATCTGTCGGAACATCTGATGGCCAATCCTGTTCATCTAGTGCTCGCAATTCGTTCAGTACATTCCAGAAACGCTGCTCATAAACGGCTTGTGTTTCCTGTGGTTCATCTGGAGGGAAAAATGCGACAAACGATGTATTGCGTCCAATGTGGCGGAACGACTCTACGTAGGCACGCAAAAAGGCTGCGAGAAGAGACATATCTTTTGAGTGTGTAGAAGGAATAAAACAAAAGCGTAGCAAGTCTCGTTTTAACCCTTCGACACCTAAAATACAAGGGAACGGGGCAGATTCAGAAAGCATGTCGGCTTGAAATCGGTCATACACATCTCTTTCCCAAGCATGGGTAAGCCCTTCCGCTTCGATAATCTTTCGGCTGTACAATCTCACTTCAATAGCATCCTCCCAATCGTCATTTGATCAGGCTGATGACAAACGATCGCTTTCTTTGTTGCTTTGTCTTGTCCGGTGCTCATTGCCCTTATGGCAACTCCGCACCTCCCAAAACTTTGCGCCTCGAAAGGCAAACGTTTTCATTCAGCCTGCTTTGGTTGGGGACAAACGATCGCTTTCTTTGTTGCTTCGTCTTGTCCGGTACTCATTGACCTTGTGGCAACTCCGCGCCTCCCTAGACTTTGCGCCTCAAAAGACAAGCGTTTTCATTCAGCCTGCTTTGGTTGGGGACAAACGATCGCTTTCTTTGTTGCTTCGTCTTGTCCGGTGCTCATTGACCTTATGGCATTCAACCTAATTTTCATGTGATCTCAATGTGACTTTGTCTATACTGTCCTCGAACG is a window encoding:
- a CDS encoding ECF transporter S component; the protein is MGSALKLREVVLMSVLAVVFGVVYMAFSHLGHLLHAIMGPLGYDIIYGVWFLASIVAAYIIQKPGVAFLAEVIAAGVEMLLGLGPSVLLSGIIQGAGAEAVLAMLRYQNFRLPALMLAGIGSGVASFVYGYFQSGLAVYSSQLLVIMFIVRIVSSAVLAGWLGKWIGDALAKTGALRGYALSKAKNKGPTDHAA
- a CDS encoding cysteine hydrolase family protein; this translates as MTDMALVFIDVQKGFTATTWGERNNPMAEHRMKELLQYWREKKRLIIHVQHASKEISSPLHPAKSGFAFQDSFEPLPGEWHVIKSVNSAFIGTGLHVKLREHHIEDLVFAGLTTPHCVSTTVRMAANYGYNCTVVEDATAAFRMQDHRGEWLSAEESHQFALAHLHQEFAHVQSTSSLVREQAEVESLFYD
- a CDS encoding cupin domain-containing protein; protein product: MVEKKVRYEKGELLSLQEVVEELLPKDQTAFVEVQRDQPGQAHPSHTHPNDEILHILSGCLHFQADGTMVDCSEGDRIYLPKGTLHGSVAGAEGCTYVISIRKEDEPT
- a CDS encoding YqcI/YcgG family protein, with translation MRLYSRKIIEAEGLTHAWERDVYDRFQADMLSESAPFPCILGVEGLKRDLLRFCFIPSTHSKDMSLLAAFLRAYVESFRHIGRNTSFVAFFPPDEPQETQAVYEQRFWNVLNELRALDEQDWPSDVPTDPDDPLWEFSFHGEPIFVVCNTPSHELRKSRKSHAFMITFQPRWVFEGIHKHSKAGEVLQTKIRQRLIAYDQVPVHPALGWYGEQTNREWRQYFLRDAQNDEPARCPFHQKRRNVHGGKKGSI